The proteins below come from a single Gimesia chilikensis genomic window:
- a CDS encoding sugar phosphate isomerase/epimerase family protein, whose protein sequence is MKLSLSVRIAEAACKTRLNISFAELAQMAADLGYAALCMRASVVGVQSSDEELQQVKSIVDAAGLGISMITADMNIPQNNDQSPQALQDFEPTLHVAEMLGSPLVRVCLKQESDIAHAQRACDLAAERGVQLVHQFHPACLFEELERSIEVLKQIDRPNFGVIYEPASLLMCGQPYGESVMRQILPWLKNVYVQNLVITEDGPDHLETWCLGDRPFQLLPYWDESGRGINFREVLAGLNAVDYDGCFTIHQAEGIVTADDARNYAARCKEWVESLNS, encoded by the coding sequence ATGAAACTCTCCCTCTCGGTGCGGATCGCGGAAGCCGCCTGCAAAACCAGATTGAATATCTCCTTTGCGGAACTGGCGCAGATGGCCGCAGATCTGGGGTATGCGGCTCTCTGTATGCGAGCCAGCGTCGTGGGGGTGCAGAGTTCCGATGAGGAACTTCAACAGGTGAAATCGATCGTCGATGCTGCCGGTCTGGGGATCTCCATGATCACCGCCGACATGAATATTCCCCAGAATAATGATCAGTCCCCGCAGGCTCTGCAGGATTTCGAACCGACGCTGCATGTCGCCGAAATGCTGGGGAGCCCGCTGGTTCGGGTCTGCCTCAAACAGGAGTCCGATATTGCACACGCCCAGAGGGCCTGCGATCTGGCGGCAGAACGGGGTGTGCAGCTGGTACATCAGTTTCATCCTGCCTGTCTGTTCGAGGAACTGGAACGCTCGATCGAAGTCTTAAAGCAGATTGATCGTCCCAATTTTGGCGTGATCTATGAACCGGCCAGCCTGCTGATGTGCGGACAGCCTTATGGCGAATCCGTCATGCGGCAGATTCTACCCTGGCTGAAAAACGTCTATGTGCAGAACCTGGTGATTACTGAGGACGGGCCCGATCACCTGGAGACCTGGTGCCTGGGAGACCGTCCTTTTCAGTTGCTTCCCTACTGGGATGAGAGCGGTCGTGGAATCAATTTTCGCGAGGTGCTGGCAGGATTAAATGCGGTGGACTATGATGGCTGCTTCACCATCCATCAGGCGGAAGGTATTGTTACCGCCGACGATGCTCGCAATTATGCGGCTCGCTGTAAAGAGTGGGTGGAATCGCTCAACTCCTGA
- a CDS encoding DUF1570 domain-containing protein — MRQLCFRFSLYSCLIIFTTLLTAQQLHADVFTYINEEGAVVTEEATLYGSGKEAGEMLHALLKPDGSLTLVPQGKIQKRELKAPPKPLSVEQMAKNLEQKFGAKTFRYYIEKPFVIGIVLAAPLDGSDRTEVRVESFMKKAGRFMHNVDVIFETYSRKMGIELQDYEFPMAMLIFESDDDFESFAKETTGLGDGASNVLAYYSGISNNLILRMSECSSFDTPLHEAIHLQTTNRGVVKRLAPIPTWFMEGIATGFEGDGDRINVSPERINTHYALLSGIAKLLNWGEVVALNGVFQGSILSGDAYVHAWGLHWMLVTQYPDEYVKYVQHLSAREPFEESSPKQRYDDFVKILKVRPESLQLRFKVELIQAILNQKIKLPPLEDRTVHLEKHKQEMAIVKVTATAYSRLAPPRIEGWLQNISPFRPMTFHVTVQTDAGTYAEWYLPEVGIRRKVKLNPQIARQLMRGGQGGQWKTYHVEVESAYPGSETAQAWAAGRLPVPVVSRRVEIQSGN; from the coding sequence ATGCGACAGCTTTGTTTCAGGTTCTCTCTCTATTCCTGCCTGATTATTTTCACGACATTATTGACCGCGCAGCAGCTTCACGCGGACGTGTTTACCTACATCAATGAAGAAGGAGCCGTAGTAACCGAGGAAGCGACATTATACGGCTCTGGAAAAGAAGCAGGCGAGATGCTGCACGCGCTGCTCAAGCCGGATGGATCGCTGACTCTTGTTCCACAAGGCAAGATTCAGAAACGGGAACTGAAGGCACCGCCTAAACCCCTGTCCGTCGAACAAATGGCCAAAAACCTCGAGCAGAAGTTCGGCGCGAAAACGTTTCGCTATTACATCGAAAAGCCATTCGTCATTGGCATCGTGCTGGCGGCACCGCTGGATGGTTCGGATCGAACCGAAGTCCGCGTGGAGTCCTTCATGAAAAAAGCGGGACGCTTCATGCACAATGTGGACGTCATCTTCGAAACCTATTCGCGGAAGATGGGGATCGAACTGCAGGATTATGAGTTCCCGATGGCCATGCTGATTTTCGAGTCGGATGACGATTTCGAAAGCTTCGCGAAAGAAACCACCGGCCTGGGTGACGGCGCGTCGAATGTGCTCGCTTACTATTCGGGGATCTCCAATAACCTGATTCTCCGCATGAGTGAATGCAGTTCGTTTGATACACCGCTGCACGAAGCGATTCACCTGCAGACCACCAATCGCGGTGTGGTCAAACGCCTGGCTCCGATTCCCACCTGGTTTATGGAAGGAATCGCAACCGGCTTTGAAGGGGATGGCGACCGGATCAACGTCAGCCCGGAACGGATCAATACGCATTACGCTCTCCTGTCCGGTATCGCGAAGCTCCTCAACTGGGGGGAAGTCGTGGCCCTCAATGGCGTCTTTCAGGGAAGCATCCTTTCCGGGGATGCTTACGTACATGCCTGGGGACTGCACTGGATGCTGGTGACGCAATACCCCGATGAATATGTCAAGTACGTCCAGCACCTTTCGGCCAGGGAACCCTTCGAGGAGTCCTCGCCGAAACAGCGCTACGACGACTTTGTCAAGATTCTGAAAGTCCGTCCTGAATCGCTGCAGCTCCGGTTTAAAGTAGAACTGATTCAGGCAATCCTCAATCAGAAAATCAAGCTGCCGCCGCTCGAAGACCGGACAGTCCATCTGGAAAAACACAAACAGGAAATGGCGATCGTCAAAGTGACGGCGACCGCTTATTCCCGACTCGCACCACCCCGGATTGAAGGCTGGCTGCAGAACATCTCACCCTTTCGACCAATGACGTTTCACGTCACGGTGCAGACCGATGCCGGCACTTACGCCGAATGGTATTTGCCCGAAGTCGGAATCCGCCGCAAGGTCAAGTTGAATCCGCAGATTGCCAGACAGTTGATGAGGGGCGGGCAGGGAGGTCAGTGGAAGACGTACCATGTCGAAGTCGAATCTGCCTATCCCGGTAGTGAGACCGCTCAGGCCTGGGCTGCAGGAAGACTGCCGGTACCTGTTGTGTCGCGACGCGTTGAGATACAATCAGGTAACTGA
- a CDS encoding FAD-dependent oxidoreductase, producing MLSCSTKFLPVLLVTISLFCSVPAISAQEIQPNKLKSAYDVVVYGGTSGGIAAALQAHRMGKTALLIEPGKHLGGLSSGGLGATDIGNKAAIGGIAREFYGRLGTYYSQDDSWVYQKQSDYKSRRKNTSETEMWTFEPHVAEATFEQMLIADQVPWLKQQRLDLKQGVQKTEGRISAIKMESGLVVKGKVFIDATYEGDLMAVAGVSYHVGRESNATYGETLNGIQTRNAVFHQFIKPVDPYVVPGDKSSGLLPGVQQEGPGGKDGDGDHRVQAYCFRMCTTDVPENQRDWVKPENYDPQRYELLLRNFEAGDHRVPWNPVLMPNRKTDTNNNFAISTDNIGMNYEYPDADYEKRDKIFQEHLTYQQGLMWTLANSPRVPAEVQKQFQKWKPTKDEFQETAGWPFQLYVREARRMISEYVMNEKHCTSELVADDSIGLAAYTMDSHNQQRYAIDGKTLNEGDVQVGVPNPYPISYRSIRPRKSECQNLLVPVAMAASHIAYGSIRMEPVFMVLGQSAATAASQAIDADSAVQDIDYSTLRKQLLQDKQILIWTGPRKEPPIRVKSLAGIVVDDRDARSSLGWKKSSSVTPYVGQGYQHDGDTDKGNRKIVFTAEIPQDGIYEVRVYYVPSSNRATNVPYELQTAEGPVTVRVNQRKKPGQGKYQVLGTFLFKSGKQEILTVSNQGTDGHVIVDALQLVPLESK from the coding sequence ATGCTGTCCTGTTCTACGAAATTTCTCCCCGTTCTGTTAGTCACGATTTCTCTGTTCTGCAGCGTCCCTGCGATTTCCGCACAGGAAATTCAGCCCAACAAACTGAAGTCGGCTTATGATGTCGTAGTCTATGGGGGAACATCCGGAGGCATTGCAGCCGCGCTTCAGGCACACCGCATGGGGAAAACCGCACTGCTGATCGAGCCGGGAAAACATCTGGGCGGTCTCTCTTCCGGCGGATTGGGAGCGACTGACATCGGCAACAAAGCTGCGATTGGCGGCATCGCCCGGGAATTCTACGGACGACTGGGTACGTATTACAGTCAGGATGATTCCTGGGTTTATCAGAAACAGAGTGACTACAAGAGCCGACGCAAAAATACATCTGAAACCGAAATGTGGACTTTCGAGCCTCACGTGGCGGAAGCGACCTTTGAGCAGATGCTGATCGCCGATCAGGTTCCCTGGCTCAAACAGCAGCGACTCGATCTGAAACAGGGCGTTCAGAAAACAGAGGGACGCATCTCCGCGATCAAAATGGAAAGCGGCCTGGTCGTTAAAGGCAAGGTCTTTATCGACGCGACTTATGAAGGTGATTTAATGGCGGTCGCCGGCGTCTCCTATCATGTCGGTCGCGAGTCCAATGCCACTTACGGCGAAACCTTAAATGGGATTCAGACCCGCAATGCCGTCTTTCATCAGTTCATCAAACCCGTCGACCCCTACGTTGTTCCCGGAGACAAGAGCAGTGGCCTGCTCCCCGGAGTGCAGCAGGAAGGGCCCGGCGGTAAAGACGGAGACGGCGACCACCGCGTGCAGGCTTACTGTTTTCGCATGTGTACGACGGATGTCCCCGAGAACCAGCGGGATTGGGTGAAACCGGAGAATTACGATCCCCAGCGATACGAACTGCTGTTGCGCAACTTTGAAGCCGGCGATCACCGTGTTCCCTGGAACCCGGTTCTGATGCCGAACCGGAAGACCGACACGAATAATAATTTCGCGATCTCGACCGATAACATCGGGATGAACTACGAATACCCCGATGCGGATTACGAGAAACGCGATAAGATCTTCCAGGAGCATCTGACTTACCAGCAGGGACTGATGTGGACCCTGGCCAACAGCCCCCGCGTACCTGCTGAGGTGCAGAAACAGTTCCAAAAATGGAAACCGACGAAAGACGAATTTCAGGAGACCGCAGGCTGGCCCTTTCAACTTTATGTGCGTGAAGCCCGCCGCATGATTTCTGAATATGTCATGAACGAGAAACATTGCACGTCGGAACTCGTCGCCGATGACAGTATCGGTCTGGCCGCATATACAATGGACTCACACAACCAGCAGCGGTATGCCATTGATGGTAAGACGCTCAACGAAGGGGATGTGCAGGTCGGCGTGCCGAACCCCTATCCGATTTCCTATCGTTCCATCCGGCCCCGCAAGTCAGAATGCCAGAACCTGCTGGTGCCGGTCGCGATGGCTGCTTCGCATATCGCTTACGGGTCCATTCGGATGGAGCCTGTATTTATGGTTCTGGGACAGTCTGCAGCAACCGCAGCCAGTCAGGCCATTGATGCTGATTCCGCAGTACAGGATATTGATTACTCCACATTACGAAAACAGCTTCTCCAAGACAAACAGATCCTGATCTGGACTGGTCCGCGAAAGGAACCGCCAATTCGCGTCAAATCGCTGGCAGGTATTGTGGTAGATGATCGAGACGCCCGAAGTTCACTCGGCTGGAAAAAAAGTTCATCTGTCACTCCTTATGTCGGACAGGGCTATCAGCATGACGGCGACACTGATAAGGGAAATCGGAAAATTGTCTTCACTGCAGAGATTCCGCAGGATGGCATTTACGAAGTGCGTGTGTACTACGTTCCCTCATCCAACCGCGCCACCAATGTTCCTTACGAACTGCAGACTGCTGAGGGACCAGTGACCGTTCGTGTCAACCAGCGTAAAAAGCCCGGGCAGGGTAAATATCAGGTGCTCGGGACATTCCTGTTCAAATCGGGAAAACAGGAAATTCTCACCGTTTCGAACCAGGGGACCGATGGGCATGTCATTGTAGATGCCCTGCAACTGGTTCCCCTTGAGTCGAAATAA
- a CDS encoding BatA domain-containing protein, translating to MTFDFLNPMMLLGLLGLSLPILVHLLSRKKYDVVQWGAMQFLELGRRTRRRIRLEGWLLLAIRMLLVALITFALARPWISGGFLSQFISTQSRDVVFVIDGSYSMGWEGETTTPHSAAIQWVHRFLEELNPGDTISVIDARHQPRLVTESPTHNFAMVREKLNELPPPAGESNLANSVSKAIQILGKTSNLEREIIVLTDDQAFGWTPQDTLLWDQVNDLMQQSAVPIDLWATNVAGEKNEGLQTNLRVDQLTLSREVCVKNLPVRISTTIRYDGPEPTLICPVYFEIDGQRIKEKTQSIKIENHGEAAVEFQHRFDHEGTHVISVVLDPDNLPGDDRSDAALQVTSALPVLLVDGTPSFDPTRSEVFFANLALTAPTNRTPWIQTTVIEKDQLTADLLKNQAVVILANVDALTDVQAGALIDFVNQQGGGVMLALGDQVDPEQYQRQLFKAEGLIPVELKAKEAAQGLEFGNVIQIDSDSLQTPWLKRFRGEYANGLTAARFNHWWDLTLLDIEALPAEEQGDAADSSPSTAPQSIARLSNQKPLLVMMNHARGRVLLMTSSLDADWNNLPSKPDYVPFLHEAVFELSSGRVFRNLQLDEPIVVPVPGGTTIEQFTFLDPNGKPAVGTIDQAVNGATFQCTNTALPGVYQLNPKSDQNQELRSDRFVVNFDRSESNLTPLSEIEQKSLTDSYHFTFFKTLDELKQLMFSDVSETEFWRFLLLIFLLLMVGEMFLTRRLVQGGHVSLPEENQ from the coding sequence ATGACATTTGATTTCCTAAATCCGATGATGCTTCTCGGCCTGCTGGGATTATCGCTGCCGATACTGGTGCATCTACTGAGCCGCAAGAAATATGACGTCGTGCAATGGGGAGCGATGCAGTTTCTGGAACTGGGCCGCCGCACGCGACGACGGATCCGCCTGGAAGGCTGGCTCCTGCTGGCAATCCGCATGCTGCTGGTCGCATTGATCACGTTCGCGCTGGCCCGCCCGTGGATTTCCGGTGGTTTTCTCTCCCAGTTCATTTCAACCCAGTCCCGGGACGTCGTCTTTGTCATCGACGGTTCCTACAGTATGGGCTGGGAAGGGGAAACAACCACGCCTCACTCCGCAGCCATTCAATGGGTGCATCGCTTTCTGGAAGAACTGAATCCGGGTGACACGATTTCAGTCATTGATGCCCGGCATCAACCGCGACTGGTGACCGAATCTCCCACCCATAATTTTGCGATGGTCCGTGAGAAGTTGAACGAGTTGCCGCCCCCTGCAGGCGAATCGAATCTCGCGAATTCTGTCAGTAAAGCGATTCAGATCCTGGGGAAGACATCTAACCTCGAACGCGAGATCATCGTGCTGACCGACGACCAGGCGTTCGGCTGGACGCCCCAGGATACCCTGCTCTGGGACCAGGTTAATGATCTGATGCAGCAGTCTGCGGTTCCGATCGACCTCTGGGCGACGAATGTTGCCGGCGAAAAAAATGAAGGGTTGCAAACCAATCTGCGTGTTGACCAGCTCACCCTTTCGCGGGAAGTCTGCGTCAAAAATCTGCCCGTCCGCATTTCGACCACCATCCGTTATGACGGTCCGGAGCCGACACTGATCTGCCCGGTCTATTTTGAAATCGACGGGCAGCGGATCAAAGAAAAAACGCAGTCGATCAAAATTGAAAATCACGGCGAAGCAGCGGTCGAGTTTCAGCATCGCTTCGACCATGAAGGGACGCACGTCATCAGCGTCGTCCTTGATCCAGACAACCTGCCTGGCGATGACCGTTCGGACGCAGCCTTGCAGGTCACCAGCGCACTGCCCGTGCTCCTGGTGGATGGCACGCCCAGTTTCGACCCGACCCGCAGTGAAGTCTTTTTCGCTAACCTGGCACTCACAGCCCCGACGAACCGGACTCCCTGGATTCAGACTACGGTCATTGAAAAGGACCAGCTGACAGCAGACCTGTTGAAAAACCAGGCGGTGGTCATCCTGGCAAACGTCGATGCGCTGACTGACGTGCAGGCGGGAGCTCTGATCGATTTTGTCAATCAACAGGGGGGCGGCGTCATGCTGGCTCTGGGGGACCAGGTCGATCCGGAACAGTACCAGCGACAGTTATTCAAAGCTGAGGGCTTGATCCCCGTTGAGTTGAAAGCAAAGGAAGCCGCCCAGGGTCTTGAATTCGGTAACGTGATACAGATCGACTCCGACAGCCTGCAGACTCCCTGGCTGAAACGTTTTCGCGGTGAATATGCCAACGGTTTGACCGCGGCGCGGTTCAATCACTGGTGGGATCTTACACTACTGGATATCGAGGCTCTCCCTGCTGAGGAGCAAGGGGATGCGGCCGACTCCAGTCCTTCGACAGCCCCCCAGTCCATCGCCAGGCTGTCCAATCAGAAACCGTTGCTGGTGATGATGAACCACGCACGGGGACGTGTGCTGCTGATGACATCGTCACTCGATGCCGACTGGAATAATCTACCCAGCAAGCCGGATTATGTTCCGTTCCTGCACGAGGCGGTATTTGAGCTTTCCTCGGGACGCGTATTCCGCAACCTGCAACTCGATGAGCCGATTGTGGTTCCGGTGCCGGGTGGGACGACCATTGAACAGTTTACCTTTCTGGATCCCAATGGGAAACCGGCGGTTGGCACCATCGATCAGGCTGTCAATGGTGCGACCTTTCAGTGCACGAACACCGCTCTGCCCGGCGTCTATCAATTGAATCCAAAATCAGACCAGAACCAGGAACTGAGGTCCGATCGATTCGTCGTCAACTTTGATCGCAGCGAGTCGAATCTGACGCCACTCTCAGAAATCGAGCAGAAATCGCTGACAGACTCGTATCACTTTACTTTTTTCAAAACGCTGGACGAACTGAAACAGTTGATGTTCTCCGATGTGTCGGAGACCGAGTTCTGGCGTTTTCTATTATTGATCTTTTTACTACTGATGGTTGGGGAGATGTTCCTGACCCGGCGACTGGTACAGGGAGGACATGTGTCGCTCCCGGAAGAGAATCAATAA